A window from Leptothermofonsia sichuanensis E412 encodes these proteins:
- a CDS encoding anion transporter, which yields MEILRYLIIAFTYIGLGLGYLPGLRMNRATIALCGAAALMALGVLDLKSAWAALDYKTLVFLFSMMVVSANLAASGFFHIALDYLVHWARSPLGLIVVLTFGSGILSTMFLNDTIVLIFTPLVISLTEALSLNPIPYLLALAGATNLGSVATLSGNPQNILVGSFSGISYLDFAKVLAPLAMICLLVQIVLLWCLYPEIRETKPCLILPPRRYRLFKPLLTKSLVITAGMMTAFVMGFPPAEASLIAAGLLFITRRVKPERFLNKVEWDLLVMFSGLFVLTAGVQKMGSLNGVAQLIQTPLQILGATALLSNLVSNVPAVLLLHHLIPQADQRAWLLLAATSTLAGNLTLLGAVANLIVAEAAAKQGHRLSFWEHLRFGLPLTVVTLTLTYFWLYGR from the coding sequence ATGGAGATTCTGCGGTACCTGATTATTGCGTTCACCTACATTGGGTTGGGATTGGGCTACCTGCCGGGACTGCGGATGAACCGGGCGACGATCGCTCTCTGCGGAGCAGCCGCCCTGATGGCATTGGGTGTGCTGGATTTAAAGTCAGCCTGGGCGGCACTGGACTACAAAACCCTGGTTTTCCTGTTCAGCATGATGGTGGTCAGTGCCAACCTGGCAGCATCGGGGTTCTTTCATATTGCCCTGGACTATCTGGTGCATTGGGCACGTAGCCCTTTGGGGTTGATTGTAGTGCTGACCTTTGGCAGTGGCATTCTTTCAACAATGTTTTTGAATGACACAATCGTCCTCATCTTTACGCCCCTCGTCATCAGCCTCACCGAAGCTTTAAGTCTGAATCCCATCCCCTATCTGCTGGCACTGGCAGGAGCCACGAACCTCGGCTCTGTGGCAACCCTCAGCGGTAATCCCCAAAATATTTTAGTGGGGTCCTTTTCTGGCATCAGTTACCTCGACTTTGCAAAAGTGCTGGCTCCCCTGGCAATGATCTGTTTGCTGGTGCAAATTGTGCTGTTGTGGTGCCTCTATCCAGAAATCCGAGAAACCAAACCCTGTCTGATACTTCCACCCCGGCGCTACCGACTGTTTAAACCCTTACTGACCAAAAGTCTGGTGATTACGGCTGGAATGATGACTGCCTTTGTCATGGGGTTTCCTCCGGCTGAGGCATCGCTGATTGCCGCGGGACTCCTGTTTATTACCCGTCGGGTTAAGCCTGAACGATTTCTGAACAAAGTGGAATGGGATTTGCTGGTGATGTTTTCCGGGCTGTTTGTGCTCACCGCTGGCGTGCAGAAAATGGGATCGCTGAATGGAGTTGCCCAACTGATCCAGACTCCGCTGCAAATCTTGGGCGCAACCGCCTTACTATCCAATCTGGTATCCAATGTTCCAGCCGTATTGTTGCTGCATCATCTGATTCCCCAGGCTGATCAACGGGCCTGGTTACTGCTGGCTGCCACCTCTACTCTGGCGGGCAATCTGACCTTACTGGGAGCCGTGGCGAATCTGATCGTGGCAGAAGCCGCCGCCAAACAGGGACATCGCCTCAGCTTTTGGGAACATCTGCGATTTG